In the Salarias fasciatus chromosome 13, fSalaFa1.1, whole genome shotgun sequence genome, one interval contains:
- the mymx gene encoding uncharacterized protein mymx isoform X2, with the protein MSESIVRKVQPFTIGTRLSAPAVPKCQEFTQSYLPAETLDNCVLQHNLNSLYLSRPQGCAHGPCLVAPTVKQVAPVKQRQEHMAAEDHLNQNVASPSSTVSRSIKKITISGSRDRMENMVVVGAARLSVAGSTSENNNNNNNISNTSETHRPRIVGVSCENKPNSQFKVLLRKDSGDDMQPAQGRTWMQVNGEKSVQQISVAKLQKKEPQRTESHPHTQSEASAAVPPQSDCFTQRNSLFSKEVLQAEAWIKGKLQDLKDGCNVQCCPLQDWEEASQTLQRDLKDFENTLIQLNQMGEQLICKLNPTSELVRKQLGQLRDQWQTLKLAASQTRPLGGAKSLQEFNRKVDQLEAWIKEKEEEQSLVNVLRENVDKMQLTRRILDLKQDEQLHRNLHEEINNLALKLEKQGKTDGKNISSRRKHINKMWLKVQSHLKNYHENLHVALEVSSFYQQADNILFAINNMKKSICASRELDSFGDREMRDIASQIVMLDVSVSQMSNLHPALAASVAQKQSEVKDCWTLLQKVYRSDKTTLSLAGSAFTREDADLLTAAREPHCNVGTDTYGIMGKEVKEERNRLKGCVSIVDCENGRRTQSQDQQSASPTSAPPGDGPACANGAIVRHKFKGESRKPRPEPRLATAPQGHPQLHVQLQKFTVSADKTLSWLKDNVSMATQVCSIASFEGLEAARKCQQTLEKEILTNRARIEVVKREGYGLVRAQHPGSSRIQEFLGQLEVLWEELRRRHQRNAAFLLASEELGFRAVKVLQALGSLEAWLESVELSMKESALAGDPETMSVAERESRLLEREVAARSPELSGLRQEVDRLHAHNHPHTRGLPARMEEVERKYYRIQSALTQQSSELQDTRMLTEFLERVELEESQELSRNRYSLSQAPHDDAAATLLGFQRSGHGGGGNGGEPLIEAMGDPVEELREAVEMLNDTVRERGRSQNHDQAIQALLSKHARLAVRVEECLSCSKELKLDILEKETDMAIQCEPDRCGLEALEDKQDHLEIEYEVIKEDIKEMEEQTSQMSELCPERVRVLRTKVQTTLQAWDELGKSITENKWCLKEFVHLQDFFRSYLAMISWTEDTRSCIFSDTALHLSRDGQRPLAAELDTQIEQKFKEFDELATTGKNLLDKEHHLTQMVRERMEELRSMLGWILVHWRAQKQQWLKKMCRQEASQDNIYSEATMCNPLPESSSPQQDALQSQQSQAVSSCKDTTKTARDSRLSPLQPRRVEQYEEKQAEDGYEVMNSIGPPGESPKANVVVLKENNSPPLGSTVNLILSFGNAGDSQVQVLDLPAEAEEAAEEASEPVHRVSTYLHVKDNNLAAAPVYESITLPRQKTRSAASASPTLSPSSSLPPASVPAPQMSNVTFHPSTGSGSGSIFSSLKRMGKKRKRERDARRHTIQKIMGVEEQREGMPHYACEAVTYDTHTWPLKEGRRKKSAAKNGGIAEAAAYVKNPLLKDIDTECSGEYSITPYAVSAGPNTSGPVRSHCRFLSLGSVLSFDLPKDMTLIPSIQDIITIAPPESKTGAAPHPDPHSQRHTVLSSFRQTRPTPTVTHSSAETSLPEITASTTAAKDVPDVNNGFQLPPSPEEDEDQTVPCDDLSRTGFALHEDEEVEWDKMVSEIEISPNEKDGTYHSSELPIYVNHPPTSCRGGHKHKCPSVNTLIRDLNGHHYHKCAGPQTAHEDGPGSKLNQACHMRVNLKSTVSVSVRQDSVDSGISTSSSIKLCADAPCADDLRPKGVVGRLVSLEVGSIDCGAIRDDIGPPSDTSPSSTEAKTESVHPDHQQFEEEEEELEDIWNHTTKYRQSVCSDIMYQPRQEDFTASNHAKEPLGSSPSASTQAVLYRNLVTASAPNLLVAEFKLPSHIQCLLGYDKGRSPKENLPPLSKRDRRSWAAFTNGESTGKTSVVVNETASDPVKLPDVGDNQRYIYQYREDEEEEETNVGEEEEEEEEEDEHTGGLKDESMSLLSVHIGLDGSSQQNKASIHPQDTENPEQQMATGGRCFILPFQSGKPELQSMEGTLERKHKLQLGGKKAASRGWNCYHAVLYRNTLCFYQDRKDILRSSACGLPLNLTGAECSPAPEYTKKPNCFRLRLRDGSEYLLNASSRFMMKKWMMKIQASTGQSEPAGVPADRDLTISVCDNPAGRHTPSGRDGTSTFPRNKPRGIAHAKEIVVLTREFTHMSQSRLDEPSAACSSDADTCALDRDEGSLKETVTHRLSGGFRGNTSPSPVSCGQDWLSSKRRSHSFTSATYQKIKPVLHTLGGKVPERGSNYCVTLVVGDKAAESPVMSRSSELPLLTLAGWQQDRNQEAALRSYTSLPRPRNKSVFKKFFGKKDF; encoded by the exons GTTTTACTGAGAAAAGACAGCGGTGACGACATGCAGCCCGCTCAGGGACGGACCTGGATGCAAGTGAATGGAGAGAAGTCAGTCCAGCAG ATTTCAGTGGCCAAGCTGCAGAAGAAGGAGCCTCAGAGGACGGAGagtcatccacacacacagagcgaagCATCTGCAGCTGTTCCACCCCAGAGCGACTGCTTCACTCAGCGAAACTCGCTCTTCAGCAAAGAAGTCCTTCAG gcagaggcaTGGATCAAAGGAAAGCTGCAGGATCTGAAGGATGGGTGCAACGttcagtgctgccccctgcaggactgggAGGAAGCTTCACAGACTCTACAGAGGGACCTCAAAGACTTTGAGAACACCTTAATTCAGCTCAACCAG ATGGGCGAGCAGTTAATCTGCAAGCTGAACCCCACGTCTGAGCTGGTGAGGAAGCAGCTCGGCCAGCTGAGGGACCAGTGGCAGACCCTGAAACTAGCCGCCAGCCAGACCAGGCCTCTGGGCGGAGCCAAGTCCCTGCAGGAGTTCAACAGAAAGGTGGACCAGCTGGAGGCGTGGATTAAAGAGAAG gaagaggagcagtCTCTGGTGAATGTCCTGAGGGAAAATGTTGACAAAATGCAGCTGACCAGGAGAATTTTAGATCTTAAACAG GATGAACAGCTACACAGAAACCTCCACGAGGAGATCAACAACTTGGCCCTTAAACTGGAGAAACAAGGGAAGACAGATGGCAAAAACAtctccagcaggaggaaacacaTCAATAAAAT gtggctGAAGGTCCAGTCTCATCTGAAAAACTACCATGAAAATCTTCACGTGGCGCTGGAAGTGTCCTCGTTTTACCAGCAGGCCGACAATATCCTCTTTGCTATTAACAACATG aagaaaagcaTATGTGCATCCAGAGAGCTGGACAGCTTTGGAGACAGAGAGATGCGAGACATCGCCAGTCAGATCGTG atGCTCGATGTTAGCGTATCCCAGATGTCTAATCTCCATCCCGCCCTGGCTGCCAGCGTTGCGCAGAAGCAGAGTGAGGTGAAGGACTGCTGGACGCTTCTTCAGAAGGTCTACAG GAGTGACAAGACCACACTCTCTCTCGCCGGCTCCGCTTTCACCAGGGAAGACGCTGACCTCCTGACAGCGGCCCGGGAACCCCACTGCAACGTGGGAACGGACACGTATGGGATCATGGgaaaggaggtgaaggaggagcggAATCGTCTGAAGGGCTGCGTG AGCATCGTCGACTGTGAGAACGGCAGGCGAACCCAGAGCCAAGATCAGCAATCGGCAAGCCCCACCTCCGCACCACCGGGAGACGGCCCAGCCTGCGCGAACGGTGCCATCGTCAGACATAAGTTTAAAGGGGAAAG CAGGAAGCCCAGACCAGAGCCCAGGCTTGCCACCGCTCCTCAAGGCCACCCACAGCTTCATGTTCAGCTCCAGAAGTTCACCGTGTCTGCTGACAAG ACTTTGTCCTGGCTCAAAGACAACGTCTCCATGGCGACGCAGGTGTGTTCAATAGCCAGCTTCGAGGGGCTGGAGGCGGCCAGGAAGTGTCAACAGACTCTGGAAAAAGAAATCCTCACCAACAGAGCCAGGATAGAGGTGGTCAAAAGG GAGGGCTACGGGCTGGTCCGAGCTCAGCACCCAGGAAGCTCCAGGATCCAAGAGTTCCTCGGCCAGCTGGAAGTCCTGTGGGAAGAGCTGAGGCGGAGGCACCAGAGAAATGCAGCCTTTCTGCTGGCCTCAGAGGAGCTTGGTTTTAGG gctGTGAAGGTGCTCCAGGCGCTTGGCAGCCTGGAGGCCTGGCTGGAGTCGGTGGAGCTCTCCATGAAAGAATCGGCGTTAGCCGGGGACCCTGAAACCATGAGCGTGGCCGAGAGGGAGAGCCGTCTGCTGGAGAGGGAGGTGGCGGCACGCAGCCCGGAGCTCAGCGGCCTGAGGCAGGAGGTGGACCGCCTTCACGCTCACAACCATCCGCACACACGAGGACTGCCAGCGCgcatggaggaggtggagagaaa gtACTATCGCATTCAGAGTGCTCTGACCCAGCAGAGCTCCGAGCTCCAGGACACGCGCATGCTGACTGAGTTCCTGGagcgggtggagctggaggagagccaGGAGCTCAGTCGGAATCGCTACAGCCTCAGTCAG GCTCCTCACGATGACGCCGCTGCTACTCTGTTGGGTTTCCAAAGAAGTGGCCATGGCGGCGGCGGGAATGGCGGTGAGCCCCTGATCGAGGCCATGGGTGACCcggtggaggagctgcgagAGGCTGTCGAGATGCTGAATGACACAGTGAGGGAACGAGGCCGGTCGCAGAACCACGACCAGGCCATCCAGGCCCTGCTCAGCAAA CATGCCCGCCTTGCGGTGCGTGTGGAGGAGTGCCTGAGCTGCAGCAAGGAGCTGAAGCTGGACATCCTGGAGAAGGAGACGGACATGGCCATCCAGTGCGAGCCGGACCGCTGTGGcctggaggctctggaggaCAAGCAGGACCACCTGGAG ATTGAGTATGAAGTCATCAAGGAGGACATAaaggagatggaggagcagaCGTCGCAGATGAGTGAATTGTGTCCGGAGAGAGTGCGCGTTCTCCGGACAAAAGTCCAGACGACGCTCCAGGCCTGGGACGAGCTGGGAAAGAGTATAACAGAGAACAAATGGTGCCTGAAAGAGTTTGTGCACCTCCAGGACTTCTTCAGGAGCTACCTTGCCATGAT CTCATGGACAGAAGACACCAGGTCGTGCATTTTCTCAGACACAGCCTTGCACCTCTCGAGAGACGGACAGAGGCCACTGGCCGCAGAGCTGGACACGCAGATCGAGCAGAAGTTTAAGGAGTTTGACGAGCTGGCGACAACAGGAAAAAATCTTTTAGACAAAGAACACCACCTCACACAGATG GTCAGAGAGCgcatggaggagctgaggagcatGCTCGGCTGGATCTTGGTGCACTGGAGGGCTCAGAAACAGCAGTGGCTTAAAAAGATGTGCAGACAGGAGGCCTCACAAGATAACATTTACTCTGAGGCAACAATGTGTAACCCATTACCGGAG agctcaTCTCCCCAGCAAGACGCCCTCCAGTCTCAACAGAGCCAAGCTGTCAGCTCCTGCAaagacacaacaaaaacagcaagagACAGCCGGCTCTCGCCCCTGCAGCCCAGGCGTGTTGAGCAGTACGAGGAGAAGCAGGCGGAGGATGGCTATGAGGTCATGAACAGCATCGGACCGCCGGGCGAGTCTCCAAAGGCCAACGTCGTGGTGCTCAAGGAGAACAACAGCCCGCCTCTGGGAAGCACAGTCAACCTCATCCTCAGCTTCGGTAACGCAGGGGACAGTCAGGTTCAGGTGCTCGACCTGCCTGCTGAGGCcgaggaggcagcagaggaggcgTCTGAGCCTGTCCACAGG GTGAGTACGTACTTGCATGTCAAGGATAACAACCTGGCTGCGGCCCCCGTGTATGAGAGCATTACCCTGCCTCGCCAAAAGACTCGCTCTGCTGCCTCGGCCTCCCCCACCCTCTCGCCATCCTCCTCCCTGCCACCCGCCTCCGTGCCGGCGCCGCAGATGAGCAACGTGACCTTCCACCCTTCAACGGGAAGTGGCAGCGGCTCCATCTTCAGCAGCCTCAAGAGGAtggggaagaagaggaaaagggAGAGGGATGCTCGGCGTCACACGATCCAGAAAATCATGGGAGTGGAGGAGCAAAGAGAAGGGATGCCTCATTACGCCTGCGAGGCAGTCACATATGACACACATACGTGGCCTCTGAAGGAGGGCCGCAGGAAGAAGAGTGCAGCGAAAAATGGGGGCATAGCGGAAGCAGCGGCCTATGTGAAGAACCCCCTACTGAAAGACATCGATACAGAGTGTTCAGGAGAATACAGCATCACTCCGTACGCCGTATCAGCAGGGCCGAACACGTCGGGTCCGGTGAGGAGTCACTGCAGATTCCTGTCGTTAGGCTCTGTGCTGAGCTTTGATCTGCCAAAGGACATGACTCTCATACCCAGCATCCAGGACATCATTACGATAGCGCCTCCAGAGTCCAAAACCGGGGCAGCGCCCCATCCCGACCCCCACTCCCAGAGACACACAGTCCTGAGCTCTTTCAGACAGACCCGGCCGACTCCCACCGTCACACACAGTTCTGCTGAAACCAGCTTGCCTGAAATAACAGCATCCACAACGGCAGCTAAAGATGTGCCTGATGTAAACAACGGTTTCCAGCTTCCTCCATCCCCAGAAGAGGACGAGGATCAGACTGTTCCCTGTGATGACTTATCCAGAACCGGGTTCGCTCTGCACGAAGATGAAGAGGTTGAGTGGGACAAAATGGTGTCAGAGATTGAAATCAGCCCAAATGAAAAAGATGGGACGTACCATTCCTCAGAGCTGCCTATTTATGTAAACCACCCCCCGACTTCCTGCAGAGGAGGACACAAGCACAAGTGTCCCAGCGTGAATACGCTCATTCGAGACCTCAATGGACACCATTACCATAAATGTGCAGGACCCCAAACTGCACATGAAGACGGTCCTGGATCTAAGCTGAACCAAGCCTGTCACATGAGAGTGAACCTGAAGTCCACAGTGAGCGTGAGTGTTCGGCAGGACTCTGTGGACTCCGGCATctccacatccagcagcatcAAGCTCTGCGCCGACGCTCCATGTGCAGACGATTTGCGGCCTAAGGGCGTTGTGGGAAGGCTTGTATCTCTTGAAGTGGGATCCATAGACTGCGGCGCAATAAGAGATGACATTGGACCACCCTCAGATACATCTCCGTCGTCAACAGAGGCGAAAACTGAGTCTGTTCACCCCGACCACCAAcagtttgaggaggaggaggaagaactggAGGATATTTGGAATCACACCACAAAATACAGGCAGAGCGTCTGCTCAGACATCATGTACCAGCCCAGACAGGAGGACTTTACAGCCTCCAACCACGCAAAGGAGCCTCTCGGCAGTTCACCTTCAGCTTCTACCCAGGCTGTGCTCTACAGGAACCTGGTCACCGCCTCAGCACCCAATCTTCTCGTGGCTGAGTTCAAACTGCCTTCTCACATTCAGTGCTTGCTGGGCTACGACAAAGGTCGAAGTCCCAAAGAAAACCTTCCTCCACTCAGCAAGCGGGACCGGAGGTCCTGGGCAGCTTTTACAAACGGGGAATCAACCGGCAAGACTTCAGTGGTGGTGAACGAGACCGCATCTGATCCAGTGAAGCTGCCGGATGTGGGGGACAATCAGAGATATATTTATCAGTacagggaggatgaggaggaagaggagacaaatgtgggggaggaggaggaggaggaggaggaggaagacgagcaCACAGGTGGCTTGAAG GATGAGTCCATGAGCCTGCTGTCAGTTCACATAGGTCTGGATGGGAGCAGCCAGCAGAACAAAGCCTCAATACACCCTCAAGACACAGAGAATCCAGAGCAGCAGATGGCCACAGGGGGGCGCTGTTTCATTCTG CCCTTTCAGAGTGGAAAGCCTGAGCTGCAGTCTATGGAGGGAACGCTGGAAAGGAAGCACAAGCTACAGCTGGGAGGAAAGAAA GCTGCCTCCAGAGGCTGGAACTGCTACCATGCTGTCCTGTATCGAAACACCTTGTGCTTCTACCAGGATAGAAAGGATATACTGAGG AGTTCTGCATGTGGCCTCCCGCTGAACCTCACCGGAGCCGAGTGTTCACCTGCCCCAGAGTACACCAAGAAACCCAACTGCTTTCGACTGCG GCTGCGCGATGGGTCTGAATATCTGCTCAACGCCTCTTCGCGCTTCATGATGAAGAAATGGATGATGAAGATCCAAGCAAGCACCG GTCAAAGTGAGCCTGCCGGTGTCCCTGCTGATCGAGATCTCACCATATCTGT ATGTGACAATCCAGCCGGTCGCCACACTCCCTCCGGACGTGACGGCACCAGCACGTTCCCCAGGAACAAACCACGGGGGATCGCCCACGCCAAAGAGATCGTCGTCCTCACCAGAGAGTTCACCCACATGTCACAGAGTCGCTTAGACGAACCGTCGGCCGCCTGTTCTTCAGACGCTGACACCTGTG ctctAGATAGAGATGAAGGCAGCTTAAAGGAGACAGTGACTCACAGGCTCTCTGGAGGATTCAGAGGTAACACCTCTCCCTCCCCTGTATCCTGCGGCCAGGACTGGCTCAGCAGCAAGCGCCGCTCCCACTCCTTTACATCAG CAACTTACCAGAAGATCAAGCCTGTGCTGCACACCCTGGGAGGGAAGGTGCCTGAAAGAGGCTCCAACTACTGTGTGACCCTGGTGGTGGGAGACAAGGCAGCAGAGAGCCCGGTGATGAGCAGGAGCTCCGAGCTGCCGCTGCTGACCTTAGCTGGGTGGCAGCAGGACAGGAATCAGGAGGCTGCCCTGAGAAGCTACACCAGCCTGCCGCGTCCACGAAACAAGTCTGTCTTCAAAAAGTTCTTTGGGAAAAAGGACTTCTGA